One Thauera sp. K11 DNA window includes the following coding sequences:
- a CDS encoding DUF72 domain-containing protein, which produces MVEAAPPDPALCDLAAALPARLRFGTSSWNYPGWAGIVWKRDYPDAALSRHGLAAYAQYPLFRTVGLDRSFYRPLSAAQFAAYAAQVPADFRFVVKAPNKVTDALLRDESGRGRQPNADFLAPGPAMRDFVEPALAGLREKLGALVFQISPLPPVWLGRMPELIARLHVMLSAISDLRAAAPDGVVAVEVRDPQWLMPAFTQALRDSGATYCMSLHAKMPRIAEQLPVLRALWPGPLVCRWNLNPLHGAFGYEKARRQYAPYDRLVDPDLETRAELARVIAGTVGAGRNAFVTLSNKSEGCAPLSVVELARAVHLRS; this is translated from the coding sequence GTGGTCGAAGCAGCCCCGCCCGACCCGGCGCTGTGCGACCTCGCCGCCGCCTTGCCGGCGAGGCTGCGTTTCGGCACCTCGTCCTGGAACTACCCCGGCTGGGCCGGCATCGTGTGGAAGCGCGATTACCCGGATGCCGCGCTGTCCCGCCACGGACTGGCGGCGTATGCGCAATACCCGCTGTTCCGCACCGTCGGCCTCGACCGCAGCTTCTACCGGCCGCTGAGTGCGGCCCAGTTCGCGGCCTACGCTGCGCAGGTGCCGGCGGATTTCCGCTTCGTGGTCAAGGCGCCGAACAAGGTGACGGATGCGCTGCTGCGCGACGAATCCGGCCGCGGCCGGCAGCCAAATGCGGATTTCCTGGCGCCCGGTCCGGCCATGCGCGACTTCGTCGAGCCCGCGCTGGCCGGACTGCGGGAGAAGCTTGGTGCGCTGGTGTTCCAGATCAGTCCGCTTCCGCCCGTCTGGCTGGGGCGGATGCCCGAACTGATCGCCAGGCTGCACGTCATGTTGTCTGCCATCTCCGATCTGCGCGCTGCGGCGCCCGACGGCGTGGTGGCTGTGGAAGTGCGCGATCCCCAGTGGCTGATGCCGGCCTTCACCCAGGCACTGCGCGACAGCGGCGCGACCTACTGCATGAGCCTGCACGCCAAGATGCCGCGCATCGCCGAACAGCTTCCCGTCTTGCGCGCGCTGTGGCCCGGGCCGCTGGTGTGCCGCTGGAACCTCAACCCGCTGCACGGCGCTTTCGGTTACGAAAAGGCGCGTCGGCAGTACGCGCCGTATGACCGGCTGGTGGACCCGGACCTGGAAACGCGCGCCGAGCTGGCGCGCGTGATTGCCGGCACCGTGGGTGCGGGCCGGAATGCCTTCGTCACGCTCAGCAACAAGTCGGAAGGCTGTGCGCCGCTGTCGGTGGTGGAACTGGCGCGGGCGGTGCATCTGCGCTCCTGA
- a CDS encoding UvrD-helicase domain-containing protein, with translation MAFHADLHVHSHHSRATSRDLDLEHLAWWAARKGIAVVATGDCVHPAWLAEMKDKLVPTGNGLFALRPDIEAEVWRTLPSACRAPVRFMLSTEISTIYKKGERTRKVHHVVYAPDFATVDRLAASLGRIGNIASDGRPILGLDSRDLLEVVLESGPHAYLVPAHIWTPWFSALGSQSGFDSIQECYGDLAGHIFAVETGLSSDPEMNWRVSSLDRYRLVSNSDAHSPAKLGREATRFTGAPDFLAMRHALETGDGYVGTVEFFPEEGKYHMDGHRACGVRFDPVETIAHGGRCPVCGKPLTVGVAHRVETLADRRTGVPPPTAGTVTSLVPLPEMLAEILGSGVASQGVGRAYDRVSAELGPDFTILGEAPVEDIRRANPLLGEAIERLRAGRVIRQAGYDGEYGVIRLFEDGELDRLTRGDLLFDAPLPQRPQAATPPLPRAEEPPPEPLSPRPTPAPSGHAGLLAGLDADQAHAAAKVDGPLIVAAGPGSGKTRMLTHRLAHLILECGEPAEACLAITFTRRTAEELRERLATLIPAGAGECAIHTFHSLGLAFLHAEGPAAGLTADFRIADERERATALAADLDVSHARAMRLLKTVSLLKRTGAPPADEESAAALAASRRLGQAGKWVDFDDLVVLPVEILESAPAVAARWRQRFRHICIDEFQDVDARQYRLLQLLSPSAASICAIGDPNQAIYGFRGADAACFARFGQDFPGARTLRLGRNYRSTGCIVSAAAQVIGDGTPDDITRPMREPLTLHAAADERAEAEFVATTIESLLGGHDMLAAGRKGAAHDGDRPLGFADFAVLYRTDAQAAALRDALDRAGIPYKKSSPAPIAGQPLVAALLDALARQSAERRATALPARIVAAAEQLRPEQNAAGQATLAEARNWLGALATGTADETQLREQVALSTEADFWDARADRVSLLTMHAAKGLEFPVVFVVGVEDGLTPFSWGTADAAPADEGAAGEERRLFYVALTRARDRLFLTRARERAWRGQRRALPPSPFLRDIAPELLRVQDAPPRKARAEQQQYSLF, from the coding sequence ATGGCGTTCCACGCCGATCTGCACGTGCATTCCCACCATTCCCGCGCCACCAGCCGCGACCTGGACCTGGAACACCTCGCCTGGTGGGCGGCACGCAAGGGCATCGCGGTGGTCGCTACCGGCGATTGCGTGCATCCGGCATGGCTGGCCGAAATGAAGGACAAGCTCGTGCCGACCGGCAACGGATTGTTCGCCTTGCGGCCGGACATCGAAGCCGAGGTCTGGAGAACCCTGCCGTCGGCCTGCCGGGCGCCGGTGCGCTTCATGCTGTCCACCGAGATCTCGACCATCTACAAGAAAGGCGAGCGCACACGCAAGGTCCATCACGTGGTCTACGCCCCCGACTTCGCCACCGTCGACCGGCTGGCAGCCAGCCTGGGGCGGATCGGCAACATCGCCTCCGACGGCCGGCCCATCCTCGGCCTGGATTCGCGCGATCTGCTGGAAGTGGTGCTGGAATCCGGGCCCCATGCCTATCTCGTACCGGCGCACATCTGGACGCCGTGGTTCTCCGCGCTCGGCTCGCAGTCCGGTTTCGACTCGATCCAGGAGTGCTACGGCGACCTCGCCGGCCACATCTTCGCGGTGGAAACCGGCCTGTCGTCCGACCCGGAAATGAACTGGCGGGTATCCTCGCTCGACCGCTACCGCCTGGTCTCGAACTCCGACGCCCATTCCCCGGCCAAGCTCGGCCGCGAGGCGACGCGCTTCACCGGCGCGCCAGATTTCCTCGCCATGCGCCACGCGCTGGAAACCGGCGACGGCTACGTTGGCACCGTCGAATTCTTCCCGGAAGAAGGCAAGTACCACATGGACGGCCACCGCGCCTGCGGCGTGCGCTTCGACCCGGTGGAAACCATCGCCCACGGCGGGCGCTGCCCGGTATGCGGCAAGCCGCTGACCGTCGGCGTCGCGCACCGGGTCGAGACCCTGGCCGACCGCAGGACCGGCGTTCCACCGCCGACAGCCGGCACGGTGACAAGCCTCGTGCCGCTGCCCGAGATGCTGGCCGAGATCCTCGGCAGCGGCGTCGCCTCACAGGGTGTGGGGCGCGCCTACGACCGCGTCTCGGCCGAACTCGGGCCGGATTTCACCATCCTGGGCGAGGCGCCCGTCGAAGACATCCGCCGGGCAAACCCGCTGCTCGGCGAAGCGATCGAACGGCTGCGCGCAGGCCGCGTGATCCGGCAGGCCGGCTACGACGGCGAATACGGCGTGATCCGCCTGTTCGAGGACGGCGAACTCGACCGCCTGACCCGCGGCGACCTGCTGTTCGATGCGCCGCTGCCGCAGCGTCCGCAAGCCGCAACCCCGCCTTTGCCCCGAGCAGAGGAACCCCCGCCAGAGCCGCTTTCTCCACGGCCGACACCCGCGCCCTCCGGCCATGCGGGCCTGCTCGCCGGACTCGACGCCGACCAGGCTCACGCCGCAGCAAAGGTGGACGGCCCGCTGATCGTCGCCGCAGGCCCCGGCTCCGGCAAGACGCGGATGCTGACCCATCGCCTCGCACACCTGATCCTCGAATGCGGCGAGCCGGCGGAAGCCTGCCTCGCCATCACCTTCACCCGCCGCACCGCCGAAGAGCTGCGCGAACGGCTGGCCACGCTGATTCCGGCCGGCGCGGGCGAATGCGCGATCCACACCTTCCATTCCCTCGGGCTGGCCTTCCTCCACGCCGAAGGCCCGGCAGCCGGCCTGACGGCGGATTTCCGCATCGCCGACGAGCGGGAACGCGCCACCGCACTCGCCGCCGACCTCGATGTCAGCCACGCCAGGGCGATGCGCCTGCTGAAGACCGTTTCGCTGCTCAAGCGCACCGGCGCGCCGCCGGCCGACGAGGAAAGCGCCGCAGCGCTGGCCGCCAGCCGCCGGCTCGGCCAGGCCGGCAAGTGGGTGGATTTCGACGATCTGGTCGTCCTGCCGGTGGAGATCCTGGAAAGCGCCCCGGCCGTCGCGGCGCGCTGGCGTCAGCGTTTCCGCCACATCTGCATAGACGAGTTCCAGGACGTGGACGCGCGCCAGTACCGGCTGCTGCAACTGCTCTCGCCCTCCGCCGCCAGCATCTGCGCGATCGGCGACCCGAACCAGGCGATCTACGGTTTTCGCGGTGCCGACGCTGCCTGTTTCGCCCGCTTCGGCCAGGATTTTCCCGGCGCCCGCACGCTGCGACTCGGGCGCAACTACCGCTCCACCGGCTGCATCGTCAGCGCCGCTGCACAGGTGATCGGCGACGGCACGCCGGACGACATCACCCGGCCGATGCGGGAGCCGCTGACCCTGCACGCCGCGGCGGACGAACGGGCGGAGGCCGAATTCGTCGCCACCACGATCGAAAGCCTGCTCGGCGGCCACGACATGCTCGCCGCCGGCCGCAAAGGCGCCGCCCACGATGGCGACAGGCCGCTCGGCTTTGCCGACTTCGCGGTGCTCTACCGCACCGACGCGCAGGCCGCCGCGCTGCGCGATGCCCTCGACCGCGCCGGCATCCCATACAAGAAAAGCTCGCCCGCGCCCATCGCCGGCCAGCCGCTGGTGGCAGCGCTGCTCGATGCCCTGGCCCGGCAGAGCGCCGAACGACGGGCCACCGCCCTGCCCGCCCGCATCGTTGCCGCAGCCGAGCAGTTGCGCCCGGAACAGAATGCCGCCGGCCAGGCGACGCTTGCCGAGGCCCGCAACTGGCTCGGCGCACTCGCCACCGGCACGGCGGATGAAACGCAATTGCGCGAACAGGTCGCCCTGTCCACCGAGGCCGATTTCTGGGACGCCCGCGCCGACCGCGTCTCGCTGCTCACCATGCACGCCGCCAAGGGGCTGGAGTTCCCGGTGGTGTTCGTGGTCGGCGTGGAAGACGGGCTGACACCCTTCTCGTGGGGAACCGCAGACGCGGCCCCCGCCGACGAAGGCGCGGCGGGCGAGGAACGCCGCCTGTTCTACGTCGCCCTGACCCGCGCCAGGGACCGGCTGTTCCTCACCCGCGCCCGCGAGCGCGCCTGGCGCGGCCAACGCCGCGCGCTGCCGCCCTCGCCTTTCCTGCGCGACATCGCACCGGAACTGCTGCGTGTGCAGGACGCGCCGCCGCGCAAGGCACGCGCGGAACAGCAGCAGTACAGCCTGTTCTGA